The Nitrospinaceae bacterium genome includes the window TAAACGTGTGTATTATTTCGTACAAATCTTTGATTTTATGATGATTGGGCCTAATTTTTTTGATCGGATGATTCTCCAAAATGAAGTTTTTTTCATATAAAGCTGTAAAGCGGGCAAGATTTCTTTCGATTTTTAATTTTTACGAGTTAATTTTTATAAAGCACAGAATTTGGGGTTCTGAGCGCAGGGGTTTGAGGGACGAGGGGGATATGGCGTGGCAGGAGAAAAGGTGTTTCCGGCGATAATTGATTGCGATCCGGGTGTGGATGACGCACTTGCCCTGGCTCTGGCCATGGCATCTTCCGAGATGGAACTCCGCGCCGTCACCACCGTCCACGGGAATATCCCGCTCCGGATGGCACACAGGAATGCCCGCCGCATGGTTTCTTTTCTGCACGAGAATTTGAAGCAGCCAGGTCTGGCTCCCCCTGTTTATGCCGGAGCAGGCAAGCCGATCAGGCGTGGTCGGATCGACAGGACAATTTCCTATGCCATCCACGGGAAAGATGGATTGGGCGATTTGTTTCAAAAGCGGGCACTCCCGGCCCTGGGTACCAATAACGACAGCCGGAGTGCCGACCAGGTTATTGCCGACCTTGCCCGAGAGTATGGCAAGGCGTTGCGCATCATCGCGATAGGCCCCCTGACCAACCTTGCTCTTGCCTTGAAACGAGACAGATATGCCCTAGCGGGTGTTGGGAGAGTTGTCGTGATGGGTGGTGCAGCCCGGATGCCGGGGAACGCCACTGCGGCGGCGGAGTTTAATGTGCATTGCGATCCCGAGGCGACCGAGGTGGTGATGAACTGTGGGGCGCCGATCACCATGGTCGGCCTCGATGTTACTCGGCAGGCGTTTCTTCCGTCTGCATCGCTAAAGGGGGGAGGTCCGTTCCGCAAGGCATTGCGTGAACTTGTGAGCCCCTATGCCAGGTTCTCGAAAATCCGGCGTGGTGTGGACGGTGTAGTGCTTCACGATCCGCTGGCCGTTGCGGCGGCGATTGAGCCTGGCCTGCTCGATACGCTTCGGCGACCGGTGTCGGTTGAGTGCGGCACTGGCCCAGCAAGGGGAATGACAGTAGTCGATCTTCGAGCCGGGGCGGGAGTCTCCTCGAAAGCCGCGCCTGGGGTGGATGTAGCGCTTGGTGTGGATGCAAAGCGTTTTCTTCGGTTCTTTTTGAAAAGGCTGGGAGCCTACCGTGGCTGGGTCTAAAAAAGGAGCGGGTGTCCTGGTTATCGGCAGTGCCAATGTCGATATCGTCATTGAGACGGATAAACTCCCCGGGCCGGGCGAGACGGTCCTGGGTGGCGAGTGCCGGGAGTACTGGGGCGGAAAGGGAGCCAACCAAGCACTTGCCGCGCTCAAGGCTGGCGCCCAAGTTCGGTTTGTGTCGATGACGGGGACTGACCGCCATGGCGTGGATTACCGAAAACATCTTGTTTCCGAGGGAATTCAGCGCAAGGGGCTTTTCATCGATCCGGCTCCTACGGGAACTGCGCTAATTGTGGTGGACAAAAAGGGCGAGAATCAGATTGCCGTATCCTCAGGGGCGAATATGCGGCTGACTCCCCGCCGGTTGCAGGTTTCAGCGGGAGTGCTTGAATATGGAAAAGTAGTTTTAGCGCAGTTGGAAATACCCATCGCCTCTGTTGCCACCGCATATCGGGCGGCTAGGCGGCGCGGCGCCATTACCATACTAAACCCCGCCCCGGCGCCCCGTTCATTTCCGGCAAATTTCTTTTCTCTAATTGATGTCATCATTCTTAATGAGGGAGAGGCCGCCAAGCTTTCCAAACAAAAGGAATCTCAAAGTGATTCAGATTTTTTAAGCCATTGCCGAGCGATACGGAAAATGGGAGTTGGCGCAGTAGTACTAACGGCGGGGAGAAACGGAGCATTGGTCCATTCTGATGAGGGAATCGGCTGGATAAAGCCTCAAGGAGGCATTCTAGTAGTCGATACCACGGGCGCGGGCGATGTTTTTTCGGGGGCATTTGCGGCCTCGCTGACCGATGGAGCGTCTATATTGGATTCTGCCCGTTTCGCAGTTGCAGCGGCTTCGCTTTCCGTTCGGAAAAAAGGGGCCCAGGGAGGTGTCCCATCCCGGCGGGCTATTCTGAGAGCTATGAAAGGGTTAAGTTGGAAGCCGATTTCTTGAGGTTGACTTCAACTATTAACCACACTACGGTTCGTGTCTTGTATTAAAGAGGCGATTTTTATGCTCGTCATATTTCTTTTGAAATTAGCCGCTAGGAGAATTGTTCATGCCGATGGATTGGGATGAATTTAAGTCGAGAAAACAAGGTGGCGGAATGGGACCGCCACAGATCAAATTACCCGAATTTCGTATGCCGAACATGAAACTACCCGGTGCGCTAATTGTCGTGATTGCGATAGCCCTGTGGCTGTTATCCGGAATTTACACCGTAGGGCCTGACGAGCAGGGAATTGTTCTCAGGTACGGCGCAATGAATCGAGTGACTTCATCCGGCCTGAACTATCATATTCCTTTCCCGATAGAGCGGGTCTATACCCCGAAAGTCACCGAGGTTAAGCGAATCGAGCTTGGGTTCAGGACGATAGATCCCGGTCCACCCGCCCGCTATTCTGACAAGCCGAATGAATCGCG containing:
- a CDS encoding nucleoside hydrolase, coding for MAGEKVFPAIIDCDPGVDDALALALAMASSEMELRAVTTVHGNIPLRMAHRNARRMVSFLHENLKQPGLAPPVYAGAGKPIRRGRIDRTISYAIHGKDGLGDLFQKRALPALGTNNDSRSADQVIADLAREYGKALRIIAIGPLTNLALALKRDRYALAGVGRVVVMGGAARMPGNATAAAEFNVHCDPEATEVVMNCGAPITMVGLDVTRQAFLPSASLKGGGPFRKALRELVSPYARFSKIRRGVDGVVLHDPLAVAAAIEPGLLDTLRRPVSVECGTGPARGMTVVDLRAGAGVSSKAAPGVDVALGVDAKRFLRFFLKRLGAYRGWV
- a CDS encoding ribokinase, which gives rise to MAGSKKGAGVLVIGSANVDIVIETDKLPGPGETVLGGECREYWGGKGANQALAALKAGAQVRFVSMTGTDRHGVDYRKHLVSEGIQRKGLFIDPAPTGTALIVVDKKGENQIAVSSGANMRLTPRRLQVSAGVLEYGKVVLAQLEIPIASVATAYRAARRRGAITILNPAPAPRSFPANFFSLIDVIILNEGEAAKLSKQKESQSDSDFLSHCRAIRKMGVGAVVLTAGRNGALVHSDEGIGWIKPQGGILVVDTTGAGDVFSGAFAASLTDGASILDSARFAVAAASLSVRKKGAQGGVPSRRAILRAMKGLSWKPIS